The proteins below come from a single Halomonas binhaiensis genomic window:
- the can gene encoding carbonate dehydratase, with product MNDIEKLLSNNREWADRMCESDPEFFKRLAQQQTPEYLWIGCSDSRVPANQIIDLPPGEVFVHRNVANLIYHNDMNALSVVQFAVDVLKVRHIMIVGHYGCGGVRAAVTGAQCGMVDYWLHKVRELYSFHSHEIEHLSVDEQVDRMCEINVRSQVNNLCRTKVIQRAWQRGQELSVHGWVYGLSDGRVTDMECSVHGLDQVKQLYRIDRVSSNED from the coding sequence ATGAACGATATTGAAAAGCTGCTCAGCAACAACCGCGAGTGGGCAGATCGCATGTGCGAGAGCGACCCGGAGTTCTTCAAGCGACTGGCCCAGCAGCAGACACCGGAATATCTATGGATCGGGTGTTCCGACAGCCGCGTTCCGGCCAACCAGATCATTGACCTGCCTCCCGGTGAAGTCTTCGTTCACCGTAATGTGGCCAACCTGATTTATCACAACGACATGAACGCCCTGTCAGTGGTCCAGTTTGCGGTCGACGTGCTCAAGGTGCGTCATATCATGATCGTTGGCCACTATGGTTGCGGTGGTGTGCGCGCTGCGGTGACCGGGGCCCAATGCGGGATGGTGGATTACTGGCTGCACAAGGTCCGCGAACTCTACAGCTTCCACAGCCACGAGATTGAGCACTTGAGCGTCGACGAGCAGGTCGATCGCATGTGCGAGATCAATGTGCGCTCCCAGGTCAACAACCTGTGCCGCACCAAGGTCATCCAGCGCGCCTGGCAACGCGGTCAGGAACTTTCGGTGCACGGCTGGGTGTATGGCCTCAGCGATGGCCGCGTCACCGATATGGAATGCAGCGTGCATGGCCTGGACCAGGTCAAGCAGTTGTATCGGATTGATCGGGTGAGCTCGAACGAAGACTGA
- a CDS encoding ABC transporter substrate-binding protein, translated as MFKKTLLASAFGAAMLTAALPQAALADNTLRMAYDADPVSLDIHEQLSGGILQLSHMVFDPLVRWTNDYQFEPRLATEWEQVDDTTLRIKLREGVKFHSGNDFTAKDVAWTIERLQRSGDFKAIFETIDSVNVVDDHTVEIVTKQPDPLLLNIATYIFPMDSKFYSGETDSGKAKDEIVKNGNSYASTHVSGTGPFKVTGRQQGVKVEFERFADYWDTESPGNVDHIVLTPINENATRVSALLSGDVDFIAPVPPNDLERVEADPDAKLVTMSGTRIILLHMNQERVEAFKDARVRQAFTYAINQEGIASRLMKGFATPAAQLSPEGYAGHNPDLTPRYDLEKAKELMAEAGYEDGFSITMMAPNNRYVNDAKIAQAVAAMLAKINVRVDLKTLPKAQYWGEYDNRAADMMLIGWHADTEDSANFFQYITECPNAETGAGQYNAGNYCNPELDKLLEQANLELDKDKRADMLQQIEQGLYDDAAFVPLHWQDLAWASANNADIEPILNVMNFPYLGDLVIEE; from the coding sequence ATGTTCAAGAAAACTCTACTGGCCAGTGCCTTTGGTGCTGCCATGCTGACGGCTGCCCTGCCCCAGGCCGCTCTGGCCGACAACACTCTGCGCATGGCCTACGATGCCGACCCTGTGTCGCTGGATATCCACGAGCAACTGTCCGGCGGTATTCTGCAGCTATCGCATATGGTGTTCGACCCTTTGGTGCGCTGGACCAATGATTACCAGTTCGAACCGCGGCTGGCGACCGAGTGGGAACAGGTTGATGACACTACTCTGCGTATCAAGCTGCGCGAGGGTGTGAAGTTTCATTCCGGCAATGATTTCACCGCCAAGGATGTGGCCTGGACCATCGAGCGTCTCCAGCGCAGTGGGGACTTCAAGGCCATCTTCGAGACCATCGACAGTGTCAATGTCGTTGACGACCACACTGTCGAGATCGTCACCAAGCAACCGGATCCGCTGTTGCTCAACATCGCTACCTACATCTTCCCGATGGACAGCAAGTTCTACAGCGGAGAAACAGACAGTGGCAAGGCCAAGGACGAAATCGTCAAGAACGGCAACTCCTATGCTTCTACGCATGTCTCCGGTACCGGCCCATTCAAGGTGACTGGCCGCCAGCAAGGGGTAAAGGTCGAATTTGAGCGCTTCGCCGATTACTGGGATACCGAATCTCCTGGTAACGTCGATCACATCGTGCTGACGCCCATCAATGAGAATGCCACCCGCGTTTCCGCTCTGCTCTCTGGCGATGTGGACTTCATTGCTCCTGTTCCACCCAACGATCTGGAACGTGTCGAGGCCGATCCGGACGCCAAGCTGGTGACCATGTCCGGCACGCGCATCATCCTGCTGCACATGAATCAGGAGCGCGTCGAAGCCTTCAAGGATGCACGTGTCCGCCAGGCCTTCACCTATGCCATCAACCAGGAAGGCATTGCTTCACGGTTGATGAAAGGCTTTGCCACTCCCGCCGCGCAGCTATCGCCGGAAGGCTATGCCGGCCATAATCCCGATCTGACTCCTCGCTACGATCTGGAAAAAGCCAAGGAATTGATGGCTGAAGCGGGTTATGAAGATGGCTTCTCCATCACCATGATGGCGCCCAACAACCGTTACGTGAACGATGCCAAGATTGCTCAGGCAGTGGCGGCCATGCTGGCCAAGATCAACGTTCGCGTGGACCTGAAGACCCTGCCCAAGGCGCAGTACTGGGGGGAATACGACAATCGTGCGGCGGATATGATGCTGATCGGCTGGCATGCTGATACCGAAGACTCTGCCAACTTCTTCCAGTACATCACTGAGTGCCCCAATGCCGAAACGGGAGCAGGCCAGTACAACGCTGGCAATTACTGCAACCCGGAACTCGACAAGCTGCTTGAACAGGCCAACCTGGAGCTCGACAAGGACAAGCGTGCCGATATGCTCCAGCAGATCGAACAAGGTCTGTACGACGATGCGGCCTTCGTACCATTGCATTGGCAGGACCTGGCCTGGGCATCGGCTAACAATGCCGATATCGAACCGATTCTCAACGTGATGAACTTCCCCTATCTCGGGGACCTGGTCATAGAAGAATAA
- a CDS encoding ABC transporter permease, whose translation MIAFLIKRLFHALLVMFVISLIAFAIQDNLGDPVQQMVGQSVPESERAALREELGLNDPFLVQYLRFAVNATQFDFGYSYVFHEPTTQVILRHLPATLELVFASTLLIILLSVPIGVYSAIKPRAWLSRFFMGVSIVGISIPVFLTAIVLIQLFAIGMSWSPFPADTSWGAWLNDLISTEGGLPAYGRGNPEHVFGTWYTNFTSLKGLTYLILPAISLASIMLPLFIRLIRAEMLEVLQSEYVKFARAKGISMRRIYFVHALKNTMLPVITVGGVQIGTLVAYTILTETVFQWPGMGLMFLDAINRSDIPLIVTYLMIVGVIFVVTNTVVDLIYGLVNPTVKLTGKPA comes from the coding sequence ATGATCGCATTTCTGATCAAGCGCCTGTTCCATGCGCTGCTGGTGATGTTTGTCATCAGCCTGATCGCTTTCGCCATCCAGGATAATCTCGGTGACCCCGTCCAGCAGATGGTTGGCCAGTCTGTTCCGGAAAGCGAGCGCGCTGCCCTGCGCGAAGAACTTGGCCTGAATGATCCGTTCCTGGTCCAGTATCTGCGCTTTGCGGTCAATGCAACGCAGTTCGACTTTGGCTATTCCTACGTCTTCCACGAACCGACTACCCAGGTCATTCTGCGTCACTTGCCGGCGACCCTGGAGCTGGTATTTGCTTCTACTTTGCTGATCATCCTGCTGTCGGTGCCCATTGGCGTGTATAGCGCGATCAAGCCTCGAGCCTGGTTGTCGCGTTTCTTCATGGGGGTGTCCATCGTCGGTATCTCTATTCCGGTGTTCCTGACCGCTATCGTGCTGATTCAGCTGTTTGCCATCGGTATGAGTTGGTCGCCCTTCCCCGCGGATACTTCCTGGGGAGCCTGGCTCAATGACCTGATTTCCACCGAAGGCGGCCTGCCAGCCTATGGACGTGGCAATCCCGAACATGTCTTTGGCACCTGGTATACCAATTTCACTTCGCTCAAGGGGCTGACTTACCTGATATTGCCCGCTATCTCCCTGGCATCGATCATGCTGCCGCTGTTCATTCGCCTGATCCGCGCCGAGATGCTTGAAGTGCTGCAGTCCGAGTACGTCAAGTTCGCCCGGGCCAAGGGCATCTCCATGCGTCGCATCTACTTCGTGCATGCCCTGAAGAACACCATGCTGCCGGTGATCACCGTCGGCGGTGTGCAGATCGGCACCCTGGTGGCCTATACCATTCTTACCGAGACCGTATTCCAGTGGCCGGGCATGGGGCTGATGTTCCTCGATGCCATCAACCGCTCGGACATTCCCTTGATCGTGACCTATCTGATGATCGTTGGTGTGATCTTTGTCGTTACCAACACCGTTGTTGACCTGATCTATGGCCTGGTCAATCCCACCGTCAAGCTCACAGGCAAGCCCGCATGA
- a CDS encoding ABC transporter permease: MTISTTSSSRAASPRMPSRWERFRDSFLLYSFKRDLVAQLSLIIFILMVGAAVLAPWLAPTNPYDLASIDLLASELPPFWIEGADPLYFMGTDAQGRDLLSTILYGMRVSLVIGFGAVLLQATIGVCFGLLAGYLGGRIDAFLMRLADIQLSFSTLMVAIVVGALFKSIFGGATYSDYAMWLLVLIIGLAEWPQYARTVRASVLAEKAKEYVDAARVMGLRRRRIMFRHILPNTLSPIFVISTVQVANAIISEAALSFLGLGMPETQPSLGSLIKSGFDYLQSGSWWITLIPGLVLVVLVLVINLLGDWLRDVLNPRLYKG; this comes from the coding sequence ATGACGATTTCCACTACATCATCATCCCGTGCGGCGTCTCCCAGGATGCCCAGCCGTTGGGAGCGTTTCCGCGACTCCTTCCTGCTTTATAGCTTCAAGCGTGACCTGGTCGCTCAACTGAGCCTGATCATCTTTATCCTCATGGTCGGCGCGGCGGTGCTGGCACCCTGGCTTGCGCCGACCAATCCTTATGATCTCGCCAGTATCGACCTGCTGGCCTCGGAACTGCCGCCGTTCTGGATCGAGGGAGCGGATCCGCTGTATTTCATGGGCACTGATGCCCAGGGGCGTGATCTGCTGTCGACCATCCTCTATGGCATGCGGGTCTCCCTGGTCATCGGCTTTGGTGCGGTGTTGCTGCAGGCTACCATTGGCGTGTGCTTTGGCCTGCTGGCCGGCTATCTCGGTGGCCGCATCGATGCCTTCCTGATGCGCCTGGCTGATATCCAGCTGTCCTTCTCCACCTTGATGGTGGCTATCGTGGTCGGCGCACTGTTCAAGTCGATCTTTGGCGGTGCCACCTACAGCGACTATGCCATGTGGCTGCTGGTGCTGATCATCGGCCTGGCCGAATGGCCACAGTATGCGCGTACCGTGCGAGCGTCAGTGCTGGCCGAGAAGGCCAAGGAATATGTCGATGCCGCTCGCGTCATGGGGCTGCGTCGTCGTCGGATCATGTTTCGCCATATCCTGCCCAACACGCTGTCGCCGATTTTCGTCATCTCCACGGTACAGGTGGCCAATGCCATCATTTCTGAAGCTGCGCTGTCTTTCCTTGGCCTTGGCATGCCCGAAACCCAGCCTTCCCTGGGCTCATTGATCAAGTCCGGTTTCGATTACCTGCAGTCCGGTTCATGGTGGATCACCTTGATTCCCGGCCTGGTGCTGGTGGTGCTGGTGCTGGTGATCAACCTGCTTGGTGACTGGCTGCGTGATGTGCTCAATCCACGGTTGTACAAGGGCTGA
- a CDS encoding ABC transporter ATP-binding protein, with product MALLEVNHLDVRFALRQGDIKALRDVCFSLDRGERLGIVGESGAGKSVAAFSLLNLIAKPGYIAGGSINFDGQELTSMSDRQLRKVRGHRISMIFQDPMMTLNPVLSIGEQMVECLKAHRRISTKEARSISLRKLEQVQIPSPEKRLSQYPHELSGGMRQRIIIAIALLLDPDIIIADEPTTALDVTIQAEIMALLLELCEKHNVALILITHDLGVVSQVTQRMLVMYAGRVIEQGPTREIINDPQHPYTQGLMNALPQMATPGQRLNQIRGSMPSLNNLPSGCTFHPRCDFTTRPDGSERVSCHEEVPGFVRSGNCQVACHMVAEMQDANRIPVEEVTP from the coding sequence ATGGCACTGCTAGAAGTCAACCACCTGGATGTGCGCTTTGCCTTGCGCCAGGGCGATATCAAGGCCCTGCGCGATGTGTGCTTCAGCCTCGACCGTGGCGAGCGCCTGGGCATCGTAGGAGAGTCCGGTGCAGGCAAATCGGTTGCCGCCTTCAGTCTGCTCAACCTGATTGCCAAGCCCGGTTATATCGCGGGCGGCAGCATCAATTTCGATGGTCAGGAACTGACCTCGATGAGCGACCGGCAACTGCGCAAAGTACGTGGTCACCGAATCTCGATGATCTTCCAGGACCCGATGATGACGCTCAATCCTGTGTTGTCCATCGGCGAACAGATGGTCGAATGCCTCAAGGCCCATCGCCGCATCTCGACCAAGGAAGCCCGAAGTATCTCCTTGCGCAAGCTGGAGCAGGTGCAGATTCCCTCGCCGGAAAAGCGTTTGAGCCAGTATCCGCATGAGCTGTCCGGAGGTATGCGTCAGCGCATCATCATTGCTATCGCCCTGCTGCTGGACCCGGATATCATCATTGCCGATGAGCCGACCACCGCGCTGGATGTGACCATTCAAGCCGAGATCATGGCGCTGTTGCTGGAGTTATGCGAGAAGCACAATGTCGCGTTGATCCTCATCACCCATGACCTGGGCGTCGTCAGCCAGGTCACCCAGCGCATGTTGGTCATGTATGCCGGCCGCGTCATCGAACAGGGGCCAACCCGGGAAATCATCAATGATCCCCAGCACCCCTATACTCAGGGATTGATGAATGCCCTGCCGCAGATGGCGACTCCTGGCCAACGGCTCAATCAGATTCGCGGCAGCATGCCGTCGTTGAACAATCTACCGAGTGGCTGCACCTTTCATCCCCGTTGCGATTTCACTACCCGCCCCGATGGCAGCGAACGGGTTTCCTGCCACGAAGAAGTACCTGGCTTCGTGCGCTCGGGTAATTGTCAGGTGGCCTGTCACATGGTCGCCGAAATGCAAGATGCCAACCGCATTCCGGTCGAGGAGGTAACCCCATGA
- a CDS encoding ABC transporter ATP-binding protein produces MTASAAHVALASHEHESEHQDQATRTLLEIRGLEKRFDLSGDFLEQLKFRRGRLVREQSHVHAINGVDLDIHRGEALCVVGESGCGKSTVARTVMGLLRPSAGEIHYDGERIDHLESKALLPFRKRMQMIFQNPYASLNPRMTIQQTLEEPIRLHQPGWNREQIREKVAEVMTSVGIAPDWGVRYGHEFSGGQRQRIAIARALAVDPEFIVADEPISALDVSIQAQVLNLLMEAQRERHLTYLFITHDLSVVEHFGTRVAVMYLGRVCEVATTRTLFAHPRHPYTQALMSAIPKLEDDRPQHIRLQGEVPTPVNLPSGCVFHARCPHVSERCRREIPRLIATSDGGQVACHAVEEGRIS; encoded by the coding sequence ATGACAGCCAGTGCAGCCCATGTGGCGCTTGCATCGCATGAACATGAATCTGAGCACCAGGATCAAGCGACACGAACTCTGCTTGAGATTCGAGGCCTGGAGAAGCGCTTCGACCTTTCCGGCGACTTCCTCGAACAACTGAAGTTCCGCCGTGGTCGTCTGGTACGTGAACAATCCCATGTCCACGCGATCAATGGTGTCGATCTAGACATTCACCGCGGTGAGGCATTGTGTGTCGTGGGCGAGTCTGGCTGTGGCAAGTCCACAGTAGCCCGTACTGTCATGGGGTTGCTGCGCCCATCTGCCGGTGAGATTCATTACGATGGAGAGCGCATCGACCATCTGGAAAGCAAGGCGCTGCTGCCCTTCCGCAAGCGCATGCAGATGATTTTTCAGAATCCCTATGCCTCGCTCAACCCACGCATGACGATCCAGCAGACACTGGAAGAACCGATTCGCCTGCATCAGCCAGGCTGGAATCGTGAACAGATTCGCGAAAAGGTTGCCGAAGTGATGACGTCAGTGGGCATCGCTCCGGACTGGGGCGTGCGCTATGGTCATGAGTTCTCCGGTGGCCAGCGCCAACGTATTGCCATTGCCAGGGCGCTGGCGGTGGATCCGGAGTTCATTGTTGCCGATGAGCCGATATCTGCCTTGGACGTATCCATCCAGGCCCAGGTGTTGAACCTGCTGATGGAAGCGCAGCGCGAACGTCACCTGACCTATCTGTTCATCACCCACGACCTGTCCGTGGTCGAGCACTTCGGTACTCGAGTCGCGGTAATGTATCTGGGGCGAGTATGCGAGGTCGCTACGACCAGGACGCTGTTCGCCCATCCCCGCCACCCCTATACCCAGGCATTGATGTCAGCCATTCCCAAGCTGGAAGATGACCGTCCGCAGCATATTCGCCTGCAAGGCGAAGTGCCGACACCGGTCAATCTGCCTTCAGGTTGTGTTTTCCATGCTCGTTGCCCGCATGTCAGCGAACGCTGTCGCCGGGAAATTCCCAGGCTGATTGCCACCAGTGATGGTGGCCAGGTGGCCTGCCATGCTGTCGAAGAAGGCCGCATCAGTTGA
- a CDS encoding LysR family transcriptional regulator has protein sequence MEIRWLEDFLALARTRHFSRAAEEQNVTQPTFSRRIKLLEEEMGTTLINRQTLPLSLTPAGETFLVMCQDVTWRVGATRQRLAQMAEEQAGQLHLGASQSLLSHFFPEWLESLDSPPPLVPQLRATSWLLADYFQGLASGEIDLALCYWPVNGNPLEVADEETEYCVIGRERYFPVCLPDEQGMPSFPLDGDRGRSLPLIAYHPRGIIGASISAHLDSQPGCPTLTVLNESIQSSNIRELVSLGYGLGWLPERVANSALEKGELVHAGESRWTVEFEIRLYRHRCAGRAALELVWPMLMGISSPARQASS, from the coding sequence ATGGAAATCCGCTGGCTGGAAGATTTTCTGGCCCTGGCCCGTACGCGACATTTCTCGCGTGCTGCCGAGGAGCAGAATGTCACTCAACCGACCTTCTCGCGCCGTATCAAGCTGCTTGAAGAGGAAATGGGGACGACGCTGATCAACCGTCAGACGCTGCCCTTGTCATTGACGCCCGCTGGCGAGACCTTTCTGGTCATGTGCCAGGACGTGACCTGGCGTGTGGGGGCCACTCGTCAGCGCCTGGCACAAATGGCTGAAGAACAGGCAGGTCAATTGCATCTTGGGGCATCGCAAAGCCTGTTGAGCCACTTTTTCCCGGAATGGTTGGAAAGCCTTGATTCGCCACCGCCTCTGGTTCCCCAGCTACGGGCAACATCATGGCTGCTTGCTGATTATTTTCAGGGCCTGGCATCCGGCGAGATCGATCTGGCGCTGTGCTATTGGCCCGTGAATGGCAATCCCCTCGAAGTGGCCGATGAAGAGACGGAGTATTGCGTGATTGGCCGGGAACGTTATTTTCCGGTATGCCTTCCGGATGAACAGGGAATGCCCAGCTTTCCTCTGGATGGCGACCGCGGTCGTTCCCTGCCTCTGATCGCTTATCATCCTCGCGGCATCATCGGTGCCTCCATCAGTGCTCACCTCGATAGCCAGCCGGGCTGTCCGACGCTCACTGTGCTCAACGAGAGCATCCAGAGCAGCAATATCCGAGAACTGGTCAGCCTAGGCTATGGCCTTGGCTGGCTGCCTGAGCGAGTTGCCAACTCTGCCCTGGAAAAGGGGGAACTGGTCCATGCAGGTGAATCACGCTGGACAGTGGAGTTCGAGATTCGACTCTATCGGCATCGCTGTGCCGGACGTGCCGCGCTGGAGCTGGTGTGGCCCATGCTGATGGGGATAAGTTCTCCTGCCAGGCAGGCTTCTTCATGA
- a CDS encoding GlxA family transcriptional regulator, which produces MTESSSFDTEHIGFLLLPGFSMMAFFSAVEPLRIANRIAGRKLYDWTLIGLSGEPVTASNGMTLLVDHPMQEVRHLPALAVCSGFDPEMWIGHGLRGWLNRLDQGGCRIGALDTGAVVLAEAGLLAGETVTLHWESLPAFNERYPQIPTCDELFLLGKRRFFCAGGAAAMDMALEMMARRHGTTLAIDVSEQLIHDRMRSRGDHQRMTLARRLGSHHPRLVEAVALMERHLESPLPLHEIALRSGISARQLQRLFQDTLDTTPGAYYLGLRLKRAEHLLRETDLSVLAIGLACGFGSASTFSRAFQRHFGFPPGTMRKRNRSS; this is translated from the coding sequence ATGACCGAGTCCTCCAGTTTTGATACCGAGCATATCGGCTTCCTGTTATTGCCCGGATTCTCGATGATGGCGTTCTTTTCTGCCGTGGAGCCATTGCGTATTGCCAACCGCATTGCCGGCAGAAAACTCTACGACTGGACCCTGATCGGGCTTAGCGGAGAACCTGTGACTGCCAGTAACGGCATGACCCTGCTGGTCGATCATCCCATGCAGGAGGTTCGCCATCTTCCGGCACTGGCGGTATGCAGTGGTTTCGATCCCGAGATGTGGATTGGCCATGGCCTGAGGGGCTGGCTCAATCGTCTCGACCAGGGAGGCTGTCGCATTGGAGCCCTGGATACGGGGGCGGTGGTGTTGGCCGAAGCAGGGTTGCTGGCAGGTGAAACAGTGACGCTGCATTGGGAGTCGCTGCCAGCCTTCAATGAACGCTATCCGCAGATTCCCACCTGTGATGAGCTGTTCCTATTGGGCAAGCGGCGCTTTTTCTGTGCGGGAGGAGCGGCAGCCATGGATATGGCGCTGGAGATGATGGCTCGTCGGCATGGCACAACACTGGCCATCGATGTGTCGGAACAGTTGATCCATGACCGCATGCGTTCACGAGGCGACCATCAGCGGATGACATTGGCCCGACGTCTGGGCAGCCATCATCCGCGTCTGGTGGAAGCGGTGGCGTTGATGGAACGCCACCTGGAATCACCCCTGCCACTGCATGAGATAGCACTGCGCAGCGGCATTTCGGCCCGCCAGTTGCAACGCCTGTTTCAGGATACCCTGGATACTACCCCGGGCGCCTACTATCTAGGCTTGCGCTTGAAGCGTGCCGAACATTTGTTACGTGAGACAGACCTCAGCGTATTAGCCATCGGACTGGCCTGCGGTTTCGGGTCTGCCTCGACGTTTTCCCGGGCCTTTCAGCGCCATTTCGGCTTTCCGCCCGGGACGATGCGCAAGCGAAACCGCTCTTCCTGA
- a CDS encoding BCCT family transporter encodes MTLSAALLVLAFVVATGANPELSGALFGAARNWIETTFGGYYLVTIVVLIAVCFFIALSPFGSLRLGRDGEKPEFSRFAWFSMLFSAGIGIGILFFGVAEPIFYFDNSGGFGYPNNPHADMAGDTALNHQRAIDALRVTFFHWGLHGWAVYVIVGMALAYFAYRKGLPLALRSALYPFIGTRIYGPIGHTVDILGVLGCVFGVATSLGLGVSQMAVGLNRLVGISAGLDTQLLLIAVITVISILSAMSGVKRGIKLISELNIWVSVLVIGAFVIGGPTLWLLTSFGETLTDYVTHFIPMGLWYPDEPSEAEWLQAWTIFYWGWWLAWAPFIGLFIARISRGRTLREFVLGVLLVPTFIIFVWLGIFGGTALHQELSAAGGVGSAGIMDLVNDWNLPAALFATADGVAGHGTLAWILSAMMVFLLMSWFVTSADSSTLVLTTILSLGNPEPPQHFRIFWGLVIGMVAAVLLVAGGLTALQTALIATALPLSVVILMMTAGVLVSLFKERSEKAERSTETR; translated from the coding sequence ATGACGCTATCTGCGGCACTTCTGGTGCTGGCCTTTGTTGTTGCCACTGGTGCCAACCCAGAACTGTCCGGCGCCCTGTTCGGCGCTGCACGGAATTGGATCGAGACCACTTTCGGCGGCTATTACCTGGTGACAATCGTCGTGCTGATCGCCGTGTGCTTCTTCATTGCCCTGTCGCCATTTGGCAGCCTGCGCCTGGGGCGTGACGGAGAAAAGCCAGAATTCAGCCGCTTTGCCTGGTTTTCCATGCTGTTTTCCGCAGGCATCGGCATTGGCATCCTGTTCTTTGGTGTCGCTGAGCCGATTTTCTACTTCGACAATAGCGGGGGCTTTGGTTACCCCAACAATCCCCATGCCGACATGGCGGGAGATACCGCGCTGAACCATCAGCGTGCCATCGATGCGCTGCGCGTCACTTTCTTCCACTGGGGCCTGCACGGCTGGGCGGTCTATGTCATCGTCGGCATGGCGCTTGCCTATTTTGCTTACCGCAAAGGCTTGCCCTTGGCACTGCGTTCAGCCTTGTACCCGTTCATCGGCACTCGCATCTACGGCCCAATAGGGCACACCGTCGATATCCTTGGGGTGCTTGGTTGTGTCTTCGGTGTTGCCACGTCGCTGGGACTGGGCGTCAGCCAGATGGCGGTTGGCCTGAATCGCCTGGTCGGCATCAGCGCCGGTCTCGATACCCAGTTGTTGCTGATCGCCGTCATCACCGTGATTTCCATTTTGTCGGCAATGTCCGGGGTCAAGCGCGGCATCAAGCTCATTTCCGAGCTCAATATCTGGGTATCGGTGCTGGTCATCGGCGCCTTCGTCATCGGTGGTCCGACGCTGTGGTTGCTGACATCCTTCGGAGAGACCCTCACCGATTACGTCACTCACTTCATTCCCATGGGGCTGTGGTATCCCGATGAACCATCTGAAGCCGAGTGGCTGCAGGCATGGACTATCTTCTACTGGGGCTGGTGGCTGGCCTGGGCGCCGTTCATTGGCCTGTTCATCGCACGCATTTCGCGTGGCCGCACTCTGCGAGAGTTCGTGCTCGGCGTACTGCTGGTACCCACCTTCATCATCTTCGTGTGGTTAGGCATCTTCGGCGGCACGGCGCTACATCAGGAGCTGTCTGCCGCCGGCGGGGTAGGCAGTGCCGGTATCATGGACCTGGTCAATGACTGGAATCTGCCTGCGGCACTTTTTGCCACGGCAGATGGTGTTGCCGGCCATGGCACTCTGGCCTGGATACTCTCGGCAATGATGGTCTTCTTGCTGATGAGCTGGTTCGTCACCAGCGCCGATTCCAGTACTCTGGTTCTGACCACCATACTGTCACTTGGCAACCCGGAGCCTCCCCAGCATTTCCGTATCTTCTGGGGGCTGGTGATCGGTATGGTCGCGGCCGTGTTACTGGTCGCAGGCGGCCTCACGGCACTGCAGACCGCCTTGATTGCTACAGCATTGCCGCTCAGTGTCGTGATACTGATGATGACGGCAGGGGTGTTGGTGTCCTTGTTCAAGGAGCGAAGCGAGAAGGCAGAGCGATCCACCGAAACCCGTTAG